Proteins encoded by one window of Glycine soja cultivar W05 chromosome 15, ASM419377v2, whole genome shotgun sequence:
- the LOC114386622 gene encoding telomere repeat-binding protein 2-like isoform X3, with protein sequence MVLQKRLDYSFYGYHVPTKRRATRSAKRRATFQRRLEDNQMCAFDLLATIADNLLQEKQNPTISSDRSSEKDRDGFSKVECQDANKPFKTELSDEASCDRKCQHEFVREGCPDANKPFKAELSDEGSSDRKCFSNISSQLYNQNCCLKELLQHEIDGHSCIASIVTSSSCSEKIVAERLVDGKGHNGVENLASKVELGSSGCLESSGCKLDGDVSKVKDGKVGKVPIDTGTGMCCFEDPLDEKPPALISSCGNAKMSGYDDSKPQSSLSKGCDNVLVDSRDDDENFSGYAHPSTKINSFKQITCIDDRKIKKTLDSKYHKVSQESKHDILSNSVLDGNLKSVYSSRKNYYKSQRSQMCIPFKKRKLFNCSSSDTNSNGYIRSDDTCYSPKNDTNQSVSCSSSGMSKDHGTSSLGHSALRSRDSHVKLRIKSFRVPELFIEIPETATVGSLKRTVMEAVTAVLGGGLRVGVILHGKKVRDDSKTLLQTGISHDNHLDALGFALEPNCSQNRSSACATTDSLCVPGADMHQPLIGYPSSRAAIHQRIQGFSNMLAEHQATGLGNLVESDHDSAPSPINTSGEKNLTDSKELITVPEMGMEALAVLPVHQKSKRTEIAPRRIRRPFSVAEVEALVQAVEKLGTGRWRDVKLHAFDNAKHRTYVDLKCRINGKHWCTQQEYHLSKGGESLFPKNFWTGS encoded by the exons ATGGTGTTGCAGAAGAGGTTAGACTATAGCTTTTATGGCTATCATGTGCCAACCAAGCGCCGAGCTACTCGATCAGCTAAG AGGAGGGCTACATTTCAAAGAAGGTTGGAAGACAATCAAATGTGTGCATTTGACTTATTGGCCACCATAGCTGACAATTTGTTGCAAGAGAAACAGAATCCAACCATATCCAGTGATAGATCATCGGAAAAGGATAGGGATGGATTTTCTAAAGTGGAATGCCAGGATGCAAATAAACCATTCAAAACTGAGCTTTCTGATGAAGCAAGTTGTGACAGAAAATGTCAGCATGAATTTGTTAGAGAAGGATGCCCAGATGCAAATAAACCATTCAAAGCTGAGCTTTCAGATGAAGGAAGTAGTGACAGAAAGTGTTTCTCTAATATTTCTTCACAATTATACAATCAAAATTGCTGTTTGAAGGAACTCCTGCAACATGAAATTGATGGTCATTCATGCATTGCTTCTATAGTAACAAGTTCCAGTTGCTCAGAGAAGATTGTTGCTGAGAGACTGGTGGATGGAAAAGGCCACAATGGAGTGGAAAATTTAGCGAGCAAAGTTGAATTAGGTTCCTCTGGATGTCTAGAGAGTAGTGGTTGCAAGTTAGATGGTGATGTTAGTAAAGTAAAAGATGGTAAGGTTGGGAAGGTTCCAATTGATACTGGGACTGGGATGTGCTGTTTTGAGGATCCCTTGGATGAAAAACCTCCTGCACTGATCAGTTCATGTGGCAATGCCAAGATGTCTGGGTATGATGACAGCAAGCCTCAGAGCTCATTGTCCAAAGGTTGTGACAATGTACTAGTAGATAGTAGAGATGATGACGAAAACTTTTCTGGGTATGCTCACCCTAGTACCAAAATAAATTCCTTTAAGCAAATTACTTGTATAgatgatagaaaaataaagaaaacattgGATTCTAAATATCATAAAGTTTCTCAAGAATCCAAGCACGATATACTATCTAACAGTG TTTTGGATGGAAATTTGAAGTCAGTTTACAGCAGTAGGAAGAACTATTATAAAAGCCAAAGATCTCAAATGTGTATTCCTTTCAAAAAGAGGAAGCTTTTTAACTGCAGCAGCTCTGATACAAATTCTAACGGATATATCAGAAGTGATGACACTTGTTATTCACCCAAGAATGACACGAACCAAAGTGTTTCTTGTTCATCTTCTGGTATGAGCAAAG ATCATGGAACATCATCCTTGGGACACTCTGCATTACGATCTAGAGATTCTCATG TGAAGCTTAGGATCAAATCATTCAGAGTGCCTGAGCTTTTTATCGAGATTCCAGAAACTGCAACCGTCGGGTCCCTGAAG AGGACAGTGATGGAGGCAGTGACTGCTGTACTTGGAGGTGGATTGCGCGTGGGTGTGATTCTCCATGGAAAGAAGGTTAGAGATGACAGTAAAACTCTACTTCAGACTGGAATTTCTCATGATAACCACCTGGATGCTTTGGGCTTTGCCTTGGAGCCTAATTGTTCACAAAACCGATCATCTGCATGTGCTACAACAGATTCTCTCTGCGTTCCTGGTGCAGATATGCATCAGCCTTTAATAGG GTATCCTTCAAGTCGTGCTGCAATTCATCAGAGGATTCAGGGCTTTTCTAACATGTTAGCTGAGCATCAAGCAACCGGTTTAGGTAACCTTGTTGAAAGTGATCATGACTCAGCACCTTCTCCAATCAACACATCAGGTGAAAAAAATTTGACAGATTCAAAAGAACTTATTACTGTTCCTGAAATGGGTATGGAGGCACTAGCTGTACTACCTGTGCATCAGAAGTCAAAGCGAACTGAGATCGCACCACGCCGAATTCGTAGGCCCTTTTCTGTTGCTGAAGTGGAAGCATTGGTTCAAGCAGTTGAGAAACTTGGAACTGGAAG GTGGCGTGATGTTAAACTTCATGCTTTTGATAATGCAAAGCATCGGACATACGTCGATTTGAAG TGCAGGATAAATGGAAAACACTGGTGCACACAGCAAGAATATCACCTCAGCAAAGGAGGGGAGAGCCTGTTCCCCAAGAACTTTTGGACAGGGTCCTAA
- the LOC114386410 gene encoding scarecrow-like protein 14 isoform X1, translating to MDRRAVSSINTDQECPLDDTDSSSALFSYIKQMLMEDDTQESYSIFHDSLALQHTERSFYQVITHNYPPSSSSPHHQSPEQSLSVSSSDSSSSCSTNSTSSSADSPFRSLPPLLPHSTFPIPHNFFFHSNSTQSSINTTLGFFDNPLAEISDSAFLQQFERGVDQGTRFLPLHTTPFNINVDPNNTAFSSSFTKTKTPPPQMLIKTEAEGEPFLAGRKQRQREEYEADGRSRKQSAPYMDDSELSELFDKVLLGTGLGKGVPPDTTHETILTNMFDGDASKSDEEVVDLGTLLMLCAQAVASGSSPSFAKQLVMQIKQHSSPIGDETQRLAHYFGNALEARLDGTGYQFYSVLLSSKRTSAKDMVKAYHVYLSICPFEKLAVIFANNSICNLSEDAKTIHIIDFGIRYGFKWPALISRLSRRPGGPPKLRITGIDVPQPGLRPQERVLETGRRLANYCKRFNLPFEFHAIAQRWDTIRVEDLKIETDEFVAVNCLFQFEHLLDETVVLNNPRDAVLKLIKKANPDIFVHGIVNGSYDVPFFVSRFREALYHYSALFNMLDTNVGREDPIRLMYEKELFGREIMNIIACEGCERVERPQTYKQWQLRNMRNGFRPLPLDQRIIDKLKGRLRDDAYNNNFLLEVDGNWVLQGWKGRILYASSCWVPA from the coding sequence ATGGATAGAAGAGCAGTCTCCAGCATCAATACTGATCAAGAGTGTCCTTTGGACGACACTGATTCCTCCTCCGCTCTCTTTAGCTACATAAAGCAAATGCTCATGGAAGACGACACCCAGGAGAGTTACAGTATTTTCCATGATTCCTTGGCCCTCCAACACACTGAGAGATCATTTTATCAAGTTATCACTCACAACTACcctccttcatcttcctccCCCCATCATCAGAGTCCTGAGCAAAGTCTCTCCGTTTCCTCAAGTGATTCTAGTAGTAGCTGCAGCACTAACAGTACTAGCAGCTCCGCCGACTCTCCCTTCAGAAGCCTTCCCCCTCTACTTCCACACTCTACTTTTCCTATTcctcataacttttttttccacTCAAATTCAACCCAATCTTCAATCAATACTACACTTGGATTCTTCGACAATCCCCTCGCTGAAATTTCTGATTCAGCATTTCTACAACAATTTGAGAGAGGTGTAGACCAAGGTACCCGTTTCCTTCCTCTACACACTACTCCATTCAATATTAATGTTGACCCGAACAACACAgccttttcctcttctttcacAAAGACAAAAACTCCACCTCCGCAGATGCTAATTAAGACAGAAGCAGAAGGAGAGCCTTTTCTGGCAGGAAGGAAACAAAGGCAGCGGGAAGAGtatgaagcagatggaagaagCAGGAAGCAATCGGCACCGTACATGGATGACAGTGAGCTATCCGAATTGTTTGATAAAGTACTATTAGGCACTGGCTTAGGAAAAGGGGTACCTCCTGACACAACCCATGAAACAATATTAACGAACATGTTTGATGGAGATGCTAGCAAAAGTGATGAGGAAGTTGTGGATCTTGGGACACTGTTGATGCTATGTGCACAAGCTGTTGCTTCCGGTAGTAGTCCTTCATTTGCTAAGCAGTTAGTGATGCAGATTAAGCAGCATTCTTCTCCAATAGGGGATGAGACTCAGAGGCTAGCACATTACTTTGGAAATGCCCTTGAAGCACGTTTGGATGGAACGGGTTACCAGTTTTATAGTGTTCTTCTATCCTCCAAAAGAACTTCTGCCAAAGACATGGTAAAAGCTTACCATGTATATCTTTCAATATGCCCATTTGAAAAGCTAGCAGTCATTTTTGCCAACAATTCAATTTGCAACCTAAGTGAGGATGCAAAAACAATTCACATCATAGACTTTGGCATCCGCTATGGCTTCAAATGGCCTGCACTTATCAGCCGTCTATCAAGACGCCCTGGTGGGCCACCCAAACTTCGGATCACGGGGATAGATGTGCCACAACCTGGTTTAAGACCACAAGAGAGGGTGCTCGAAACAGGGCGCAGACTTGCAAATTATTGCAAGCGTTTCAATCTTCCATTTGAGTTCCATGCTATTGCACAGAGATGGGACACCATCAGAGTTGAGGACCTCAAGATAGAAACAGACGAATTTGTGGCTGTGAACTGCTTGTTTCAGTTTGAGCATCTACTTGACGAGACCGTGGTGTTGAATAATCCCAGGGATGCTGTTCTGAAGTTGATTAAGAAAGCTAATCCTGACATATTTGTGCATGGCATTGTCAATGGATCATATGATGTACCGTTCTTTGTTTCACGTTTCCGTGAGGCTCTCTATCATTACTCTGCATTGTTTAACATGCTTGACACCAACGTTGGTCGTGAAGACCCCATAAGGTTGATGTATGAGAAGGAGTTGTTTGGACGGGAGATAATGAACATCATAGCTTGTGAAGGTTGTGAGAGGGTTGAGAGGCCTCAGACATACAAGCAATGGCAGCTTCGGAACATGAGAAATGGGTTTAGGCCGCTTCCTCTGGATCAACGAATCATTGACAAATTAAAGGGTAGGTTGAGAGATGATGCGTACAACAATAATTTCTTGCTTGAGGTGGATGGCAACTGGGTGCTACAAGGTTGGAAGGGACGAATTCTATATGCTTCCTCTTGTTGGGTACCGGCATAG
- the LOC114386410 gene encoding scarecrow-like protein 14 isoform X2, translated as MLIKTEAEGEPFLAGRKQRQREEYEADGRSRKQSAPYMDDSELSELFDKVLLGTGLGKGVPPDTTHETILTNMFDGDASKSDEEVVDLGTLLMLCAQAVASGSSPSFAKQLVMQIKQHSSPIGDETQRLAHYFGNALEARLDGTGYQFYSVLLSSKRTSAKDMVKAYHVYLSICPFEKLAVIFANNSICNLSEDAKTIHIIDFGIRYGFKWPALISRLSRRPGGPPKLRITGIDVPQPGLRPQERVLETGRRLANYCKRFNLPFEFHAIAQRWDTIRVEDLKIETDEFVAVNCLFQFEHLLDETVVLNNPRDAVLKLIKKANPDIFVHGIVNGSYDVPFFVSRFREALYHYSALFNMLDTNVGREDPIRLMYEKELFGREIMNIIACEGCERVERPQTYKQWQLRNMRNGFRPLPLDQRIIDKLKGRLRDDAYNNNFLLEVDGNWVLQGWKGRILYASSCWVPA; from the coding sequence ATGCTAATTAAGACAGAAGCAGAAGGAGAGCCTTTTCTGGCAGGAAGGAAACAAAGGCAGCGGGAAGAGtatgaagcagatggaagaagCAGGAAGCAATCGGCACCGTACATGGATGACAGTGAGCTATCCGAATTGTTTGATAAAGTACTATTAGGCACTGGCTTAGGAAAAGGGGTACCTCCTGACACAACCCATGAAACAATATTAACGAACATGTTTGATGGAGATGCTAGCAAAAGTGATGAGGAAGTTGTGGATCTTGGGACACTGTTGATGCTATGTGCACAAGCTGTTGCTTCCGGTAGTAGTCCTTCATTTGCTAAGCAGTTAGTGATGCAGATTAAGCAGCATTCTTCTCCAATAGGGGATGAGACTCAGAGGCTAGCACATTACTTTGGAAATGCCCTTGAAGCACGTTTGGATGGAACGGGTTACCAGTTTTATAGTGTTCTTCTATCCTCCAAAAGAACTTCTGCCAAAGACATGGTAAAAGCTTACCATGTATATCTTTCAATATGCCCATTTGAAAAGCTAGCAGTCATTTTTGCCAACAATTCAATTTGCAACCTAAGTGAGGATGCAAAAACAATTCACATCATAGACTTTGGCATCCGCTATGGCTTCAAATGGCCTGCACTTATCAGCCGTCTATCAAGACGCCCTGGTGGGCCACCCAAACTTCGGATCACGGGGATAGATGTGCCACAACCTGGTTTAAGACCACAAGAGAGGGTGCTCGAAACAGGGCGCAGACTTGCAAATTATTGCAAGCGTTTCAATCTTCCATTTGAGTTCCATGCTATTGCACAGAGATGGGACACCATCAGAGTTGAGGACCTCAAGATAGAAACAGACGAATTTGTGGCTGTGAACTGCTTGTTTCAGTTTGAGCATCTACTTGACGAGACCGTGGTGTTGAATAATCCCAGGGATGCTGTTCTGAAGTTGATTAAGAAAGCTAATCCTGACATATTTGTGCATGGCATTGTCAATGGATCATATGATGTACCGTTCTTTGTTTCACGTTTCCGTGAGGCTCTCTATCATTACTCTGCATTGTTTAACATGCTTGACACCAACGTTGGTCGTGAAGACCCCATAAGGTTGATGTATGAGAAGGAGTTGTTTGGACGGGAGATAATGAACATCATAGCTTGTGAAGGTTGTGAGAGGGTTGAGAGGCCTCAGACATACAAGCAATGGCAGCTTCGGAACATGAGAAATGGGTTTAGGCCGCTTCCTCTGGATCAACGAATCATTGACAAATTAAAGGGTAGGTTGAGAGATGATGCGTACAACAATAATTTCTTGCTTGAGGTGGATGGCAACTGGGTGCTACAAGGTTGGAAGGGACGAATTCTATATGCTTCCTCTTGTTGGGTACCGGCATAG
- the LOC114386622 gene encoding telomere repeat-binding protein 2-like isoform X2: protein MVLQKRLDYSFYGYHVPTKRRATRSAKRRATFQRRLEDNQMCAFDLLATIADNLLQEKQNPTISSDRSSEKDRDGFSKVECQDANKPFKTELSDEASCDRKCQHEFVREGCPDANKPFKAELSDEGSSDRKCFSNISSQLYNQNCCLKELLQHEIDGHSCIASIVTSSSCSEKIVAERLVDGKGHNGVENLASKVELGSSGCLESSGCKLDGDVSKVKDGKVGKVPIDTGTGMCCFEDPLDEKPPALISSCGNAKMSGYDDSKPQSSLSKGCDNVLVDSRDDDENFSGYAHPSTKINSFKQITCIDDRKIKKTLDSKYHKVSQESKHDILSNSVLDGNLKSVYSSRKNYYKSQRSQMCIPFKKRKLFNCSSSDTNSNGYIRSDDTCYSPKNDTNQSVSCSSSDHGTSSLGHSALRSRDSHVKLRIKSFRVPELFIEIPETATVGSLKRTVMEAVTAVLGGGLRVGVILHGKKVRDDSKTLLQTGISHDNHLDALGFALEPNCSQNRSSACATTDSLCVPGADMHQPLIGYPSSRAAIHQRIQGFSNMLAEHQATGLGNLVESDHDSAPSPINTSGEKNLTDSKELITVPEMGMEALAVLPVHQKSKRTEIAPRRIRRPFSVAEVEALVQAVEKLGTGRWRDVKLHAFDNAKHRTYVDLKDKWKTLVHTARISPQQRRGEPVPQELLDRVLTAHAYWSQQQTKQQLKHHSTKPCLLL from the exons ATGGTGTTGCAGAAGAGGTTAGACTATAGCTTTTATGGCTATCATGTGCCAACCAAGCGCCGAGCTACTCGATCAGCTAAG AGGAGGGCTACATTTCAAAGAAGGTTGGAAGACAATCAAATGTGTGCATTTGACTTATTGGCCACCATAGCTGACAATTTGTTGCAAGAGAAACAGAATCCAACCATATCCAGTGATAGATCATCGGAAAAGGATAGGGATGGATTTTCTAAAGTGGAATGCCAGGATGCAAATAAACCATTCAAAACTGAGCTTTCTGATGAAGCAAGTTGTGACAGAAAATGTCAGCATGAATTTGTTAGAGAAGGATGCCCAGATGCAAATAAACCATTCAAAGCTGAGCTTTCAGATGAAGGAAGTAGTGACAGAAAGTGTTTCTCTAATATTTCTTCACAATTATACAATCAAAATTGCTGTTTGAAGGAACTCCTGCAACATGAAATTGATGGTCATTCATGCATTGCTTCTATAGTAACAAGTTCCAGTTGCTCAGAGAAGATTGTTGCTGAGAGACTGGTGGATGGAAAAGGCCACAATGGAGTGGAAAATTTAGCGAGCAAAGTTGAATTAGGTTCCTCTGGATGTCTAGAGAGTAGTGGTTGCAAGTTAGATGGTGATGTTAGTAAAGTAAAAGATGGTAAGGTTGGGAAGGTTCCAATTGATACTGGGACTGGGATGTGCTGTTTTGAGGATCCCTTGGATGAAAAACCTCCTGCACTGATCAGTTCATGTGGCAATGCCAAGATGTCTGGGTATGATGACAGCAAGCCTCAGAGCTCATTGTCCAAAGGTTGTGACAATGTACTAGTAGATAGTAGAGATGATGACGAAAACTTTTCTGGGTATGCTCACCCTAGTACCAAAATAAATTCCTTTAAGCAAATTACTTGTATAgatgatagaaaaataaagaaaacattgGATTCTAAATATCATAAAGTTTCTCAAGAATCCAAGCACGATATACTATCTAACAGTG TTTTGGATGGAAATTTGAAGTCAGTTTACAGCAGTAGGAAGAACTATTATAAAAGCCAAAGATCTCAAATGTGTATTCCTTTCAAAAAGAGGAAGCTTTTTAACTGCAGCAGCTCTGATACAAATTCTAACGGATATATCAGAAGTGATGACACTTGTTATTCACCCAAGAATGACACGAACCAAAGTGTTTCTTGTTCATCTTCTG ATCATGGAACATCATCCTTGGGACACTCTGCATTACGATCTAGAGATTCTCATG TGAAGCTTAGGATCAAATCATTCAGAGTGCCTGAGCTTTTTATCGAGATTCCAGAAACTGCAACCGTCGGGTCCCTGAAG AGGACAGTGATGGAGGCAGTGACTGCTGTACTTGGAGGTGGATTGCGCGTGGGTGTGATTCTCCATGGAAAGAAGGTTAGAGATGACAGTAAAACTCTACTTCAGACTGGAATTTCTCATGATAACCACCTGGATGCTTTGGGCTTTGCCTTGGAGCCTAATTGTTCACAAAACCGATCATCTGCATGTGCTACAACAGATTCTCTCTGCGTTCCTGGTGCAGATATGCATCAGCCTTTAATAGG GTATCCTTCAAGTCGTGCTGCAATTCATCAGAGGATTCAGGGCTTTTCTAACATGTTAGCTGAGCATCAAGCAACCGGTTTAGGTAACCTTGTTGAAAGTGATCATGACTCAGCACCTTCTCCAATCAACACATCAGGTGAAAAAAATTTGACAGATTCAAAAGAACTTATTACTGTTCCTGAAATGGGTATGGAGGCACTAGCTGTACTACCTGTGCATCAGAAGTCAAAGCGAACTGAGATCGCACCACGCCGAATTCGTAGGCCCTTTTCTGTTGCTGAAGTGGAAGCATTGGTTCAAGCAGTTGAGAAACTTGGAACTGGAAG GTGGCGTGATGTTAAACTTCATGCTTTTGATAATGCAAAGCATCGGACATACGTCGATTTGAAG GATAAATGGAAAACACTGGTGCACACAGCAAGAATATCACCTCAGCAAAGGAGGGGAGAGCCTGTTCCCCAAGAACTTTTGGACAGGGTCCTAACTGCCCACGCATATTGGTCCCAGCAGCAGACTAAGCAACAGCTCAAGCACCACTCTACAAAACCTTGCCTTCTCCTTTAA
- the LOC114386622 gene encoding telomere repeat-binding protein 2-like isoform X1: MVLQKRLDYSFYGYHVPTKRRATRSAKRRATFQRRLEDNQMCAFDLLATIADNLLQEKQNPTISSDRSSEKDRDGFSKVECQDANKPFKTELSDEASCDRKCQHEFVREGCPDANKPFKAELSDEGSSDRKCFSNISSQLYNQNCCLKELLQHEIDGHSCIASIVTSSSCSEKIVAERLVDGKGHNGVENLASKVELGSSGCLESSGCKLDGDVSKVKDGKVGKVPIDTGTGMCCFEDPLDEKPPALISSCGNAKMSGYDDSKPQSSLSKGCDNVLVDSRDDDENFSGYAHPSTKINSFKQITCIDDRKIKKTLDSKYHKVSQESKHDILSNSVLDGNLKSVYSSRKNYYKSQRSQMCIPFKKRKLFNCSSSDTNSNGYIRSDDTCYSPKNDTNQSVSCSSSGMSKDHGTSSLGHSALRSRDSHVKLRIKSFRVPELFIEIPETATVGSLKRTVMEAVTAVLGGGLRVGVILHGKKVRDDSKTLLQTGISHDNHLDALGFALEPNCSQNRSSACATTDSLCVPGADMHQPLIGYPSSRAAIHQRIQGFSNMLAEHQATGLGNLVESDHDSAPSPINTSGEKNLTDSKELITVPEMGMEALAVLPVHQKSKRTEIAPRRIRRPFSVAEVEALVQAVEKLGTGRWRDVKLHAFDNAKHRTYVDLKDKWKTLVHTARISPQQRRGEPVPQELLDRVLTAHAYWSQQQTKQQLKHHSTKPCLLL, translated from the exons ATGGTGTTGCAGAAGAGGTTAGACTATAGCTTTTATGGCTATCATGTGCCAACCAAGCGCCGAGCTACTCGATCAGCTAAG AGGAGGGCTACATTTCAAAGAAGGTTGGAAGACAATCAAATGTGTGCATTTGACTTATTGGCCACCATAGCTGACAATTTGTTGCAAGAGAAACAGAATCCAACCATATCCAGTGATAGATCATCGGAAAAGGATAGGGATGGATTTTCTAAAGTGGAATGCCAGGATGCAAATAAACCATTCAAAACTGAGCTTTCTGATGAAGCAAGTTGTGACAGAAAATGTCAGCATGAATTTGTTAGAGAAGGATGCCCAGATGCAAATAAACCATTCAAAGCTGAGCTTTCAGATGAAGGAAGTAGTGACAGAAAGTGTTTCTCTAATATTTCTTCACAATTATACAATCAAAATTGCTGTTTGAAGGAACTCCTGCAACATGAAATTGATGGTCATTCATGCATTGCTTCTATAGTAACAAGTTCCAGTTGCTCAGAGAAGATTGTTGCTGAGAGACTGGTGGATGGAAAAGGCCACAATGGAGTGGAAAATTTAGCGAGCAAAGTTGAATTAGGTTCCTCTGGATGTCTAGAGAGTAGTGGTTGCAAGTTAGATGGTGATGTTAGTAAAGTAAAAGATGGTAAGGTTGGGAAGGTTCCAATTGATACTGGGACTGGGATGTGCTGTTTTGAGGATCCCTTGGATGAAAAACCTCCTGCACTGATCAGTTCATGTGGCAATGCCAAGATGTCTGGGTATGATGACAGCAAGCCTCAGAGCTCATTGTCCAAAGGTTGTGACAATGTACTAGTAGATAGTAGAGATGATGACGAAAACTTTTCTGGGTATGCTCACCCTAGTACCAAAATAAATTCCTTTAAGCAAATTACTTGTATAgatgatagaaaaataaagaaaacattgGATTCTAAATATCATAAAGTTTCTCAAGAATCCAAGCACGATATACTATCTAACAGTG TTTTGGATGGAAATTTGAAGTCAGTTTACAGCAGTAGGAAGAACTATTATAAAAGCCAAAGATCTCAAATGTGTATTCCTTTCAAAAAGAGGAAGCTTTTTAACTGCAGCAGCTCTGATACAAATTCTAACGGATATATCAGAAGTGATGACACTTGTTATTCACCCAAGAATGACACGAACCAAAGTGTTTCTTGTTCATCTTCTGGTATGAGCAAAG ATCATGGAACATCATCCTTGGGACACTCTGCATTACGATCTAGAGATTCTCATG TGAAGCTTAGGATCAAATCATTCAGAGTGCCTGAGCTTTTTATCGAGATTCCAGAAACTGCAACCGTCGGGTCCCTGAAG AGGACAGTGATGGAGGCAGTGACTGCTGTACTTGGAGGTGGATTGCGCGTGGGTGTGATTCTCCATGGAAAGAAGGTTAGAGATGACAGTAAAACTCTACTTCAGACTGGAATTTCTCATGATAACCACCTGGATGCTTTGGGCTTTGCCTTGGAGCCTAATTGTTCACAAAACCGATCATCTGCATGTGCTACAACAGATTCTCTCTGCGTTCCTGGTGCAGATATGCATCAGCCTTTAATAGG GTATCCTTCAAGTCGTGCTGCAATTCATCAGAGGATTCAGGGCTTTTCTAACATGTTAGCTGAGCATCAAGCAACCGGTTTAGGTAACCTTGTTGAAAGTGATCATGACTCAGCACCTTCTCCAATCAACACATCAGGTGAAAAAAATTTGACAGATTCAAAAGAACTTATTACTGTTCCTGAAATGGGTATGGAGGCACTAGCTGTACTACCTGTGCATCAGAAGTCAAAGCGAACTGAGATCGCACCACGCCGAATTCGTAGGCCCTTTTCTGTTGCTGAAGTGGAAGCATTGGTTCAAGCAGTTGAGAAACTTGGAACTGGAAG GTGGCGTGATGTTAAACTTCATGCTTTTGATAATGCAAAGCATCGGACATACGTCGATTTGAAG GATAAATGGAAAACACTGGTGCACACAGCAAGAATATCACCTCAGCAAAGGAGGGGAGAGCCTGTTCCCCAAGAACTTTTGGACAGGGTCCTAACTGCCCACGCATATTGGTCCCAGCAGCAGACTAAGCAACAGCTCAAGCACCACTCTACAAAACCTTGCCTTCTCCTTTAA